The Cyanobacteriota bacterium DNA segment ATTCCAAGGGCTGAAGGGGTTCTTCTCCGGGGAATCAATCTTTATGTTGAAAGCATCAGGGACTGGCGACATCTGGTTCAGTTCCTATGGCGGCATCATCGAAATTCCCGTGAGTGGCGACTACGTGGTGGATACAGGCTATATCGTCGCCTTTGAGGATACACTTAACTACAACATAGAAATGTTGGGAGGGCTGTCCTTCCGAGGCTTGAAGACAGGAATTTTGGGCGGGGAAGGGCTGGTTTGTCGCTTCACAGGTCAGGGTAAACTCTGGATTCAAACCCGCAATCTGATTCCTTTAATCAATTTCTTGAATCCGTTCCGCCCCGTCAAGAGTGACTACCGTCAAGAGTAACTAGGAGTCATGCCGATCGAACTACCACCAGGAACCGCTGCTCACAGTGAAGATAGCTCACCAGATACTAGCAACCGTCAGCTTTTAGTAATTGGAGGGCTGTTTCTTGCCTTTGTAGTAGGGTTAATTTGGTTGTTTGTAACACTCATTACTAACTTGGTGCTGCTATTGCCCCCCAGTGTTGAGCAACAACTAGGGGCAGTAATGGTACCTGCTTTTGAGCAACAGGCAAAGTCTTCACCCACCCAAGACACCCTAAATCAACTATTAGACAGCCTGGAGCAGCATCTGCCTGCGGATAAACGCCGAGACTATCGGGTGCTGTACATTCCCCAGGATGTTGTGAACGCGATTGCGATTCCTGGCGATCGGGTGATTATCTACAAAGGTCTGCTGGCAGAAGCAGGCTCTGAAAACGAAGTGATGATGGTGCTCGGCCATGAACTGGGGCACTTTGTAAACCGAGATCACTTACGTGGCATTGGCAGAGGACTAGCGATTCAGTTGTTGCTAGCCGTCTTTTTGGGAGATGCAGGAGCTATACAAAATGTCGCCATCTCTGGAGTAGCGAGAATTAGCCAAGCTAGGTTTTCCCAAGCCCAAGAACTAAAGGCCGATGAAGTAGGATTGACCCTACTCGCTCAGCACTATGGGCAGGTCGCTGGAGCAACGGATTTCTTTGAGCGTATTAGCAGGCTTCCCGGTGCTAACATTGCGTTTCTATCGACGCATCCTGCTCCTAGAAAGCGCGTTGCTGAGCTTCGGCGCTTGATTCGGCAACGGGGATATGCTATGGGCACGAAAGTCCCCCTACCGCCTGCTCTGGCTGTTGGTGACAAGTAGACAGCAAGTAGACAGCAAATAGAAAATAGGTGGGCTAGGCAGCCATAAAAAATCGCGCCCTGGCTATAATTTTGGGCGCGATCGTCTCAGAAGCCTACCCTTGTTTCTCTTTCCTCTATCTATTGCCACTTCTCCATACTACGGCTACAAGTAGCTTGCGGTGAGGGCTTAAGCCCTCACTACGAACTGATGAATCATGTGGCTAGCTTTTGGAGCATTGGTACACGTACCCCTTGGTCGCTTGGATGTGAACAATTGGAATGTGAAGAATTGGAATGTGAAGAATTGGTGTTAACTGAGGGTAGCACCACTGCGATCGTAAACGTCGCGGATATCGCCATAGGGTTTGCCTTGAATGCTTTGCAGTTCAATAACATCATCCGGTAGACCAGCTTCAGCGGCCACACGACCCAACAAGGACTGCTGACGATTTTTTACCAAGTGATGATGACGTTGCATCAAAGCCCGTGCTTGCTCTTGAGTAGACATCATAGGTTCCTCCTAGAATTTTTTGTGTGTTTAATGGGTGTACTTAAACTTGTTGTCTCTAAACCGTTGATAGTTGCCCAAACAGCAACACCATTAGCCGGAGCCGTAAGGATACTGACCTCATGGGGTCTGACCTAAAGCAGGTCTGCGCTAAGAGCAAGTAGTTGGTTTCTTGCTTCAGTTATACTATATCAGAAAAAATCTGTATCTAAAACTACAAAATTTAGATTATTTAATAATATGCTGACATTAAATTGATGGGTTATGCGATCGCAAGCTGGATGGCATCATTGGCCCTAGCTCACCAAAGCTCTGTGATAAGAGCAACCAGTCTGTGCAAAACTCATGAATGGACTTAGGCTAATAACAGACAGTAAATAGACCGAGAGTATGGGCGCGATCCAAGCACTACGAGGAACAAGAGACATTCTGCCTGACGAGGTAGGCTACTGGCAGCAGGTGGAAGCTATTGCTAGAGACATCTT contains these protein-coding regions:
- a CDS encoding TIGR00266 family protein, encoding MADYTYEIEHAPSFASLKVRLKADQTLMVESGAMAAMDSHIKMKSKMKGGLMKGLARMVSGESLFISEFTAEGKPGVLFISPGVSGDLTYYRLEGNSLIIQSSGYVASSPSIQLDTKFQGLKGFFSGESIFMLKASGTGDIWFSSYGGIIEIPVSGDYVVDTGYIVAFEDTLNYNIEMLGGLSFRGLKTGILGGEGLVCRFTGQGKLWIQTRNLIPLINFLNPFRPVKSDYRQE
- a CDS encoding M48 family metallopeptidase, with amino-acid sequence MPIELPPGTAAHSEDSSPDTSNRQLLVIGGLFLAFVVGLIWLFVTLITNLVLLLPPSVEQQLGAVMVPAFEQQAKSSPTQDTLNQLLDSLEQHLPADKRRDYRVLYIPQDVVNAIAIPGDRVIIYKGLLAEAGSENEVMMVLGHELGHFVNRDHLRGIGRGLAIQLLLAVFLGDAGAIQNVAISGVARISQARFSQAQELKADEVGLTLLAQHYGQVAGATDFFERISRLPGANIAFLSTHPAPRKRVAELRRLIRQRGYAMGTKVPLPPALAVGDK